The Terriglobales bacterium region TATTTCACGGCTTCAAAGGCATCCTGAATTTCCGGGGCGAGCAAGAAGCCGTGCTGAAAGCCGATCTGCCCGGATGTGCCTTCGAGGTGCAGGTAGATCCAGCCATCACGCTCAAACCGGTAGGCTTTATCCAGACGAGGATCTGGCGCAGGCCTGGCATGTGAGGCGGCAAATAGATCACCCGAAGCAAACAGTAGGCAAAAGGCAATTCCAAGCATCAACGTCGGCGCCAAAATAGAGGTGAAGCGCATGGTCGAAGAGGTCAAGTGGAGTTTCCCCCGAGCGAAATGAGAGTGTAGCTGAAGGTACGCTCGGGGATCAAAGCCCGAACCCGCCTGGTAATTGCTGCGGCGATTTCTTGAGGAGAGTTCGAGACAGGCTGCGAAATTCATCCCGCGACTGAAAAATCCACGAGCTGCCGAGCTGCGACAACAGAGCATTCATCTCTTCCAGGGACATGGTTTGGACCGCGTTCTCAAAACGCTTGAGCTCATCCTGAAGAGCGCGGAGCTGAGAGGCATCGGCATCACGGCGAAAGGCTGTGGCAGCTGCTGTCGGACTGCCATATTCAAGCAACACATCCTGGTTCAGGTAGCCGCGAAGAAACTCGCTGAGATGTGGATAGTCGGCTGGATTCAGTGGTCGTGAAGTCTGGGCGGGACCTCGGCGCTTCATGATCGGCACTCCGGATAGCTGGTCAGAACATAGTAGTCATCAGGTCCCGCCCACCTCAGTACCACCACGGCGTGCGAGCAAGGAACTGACGTGGCCGCGCCTCGGTTCAACACGCTTCCGATAGGATGCTGGGGGTCACCGTCATAATCAAGCACCAGATTTGGATGACCACCCGAGCGCCGCAGCCAGCGTTCAACGCGGTCGCGATCAGCCGCCAGAGCCTCGCCCACCGATGATTCTGCAGCAGCGCGATCAGTGTAAGTGGAAGCGGCAGTGATCGGCTCGCGGGCCAGGCGGTCTCGAAGTTCGTCGTCGGTGCGGCCGACATGGCGTTTGAGGGTATGGCCACCGCGCGCCTCGTCAATGCTCAGATCGTGACGATTGCGGGAGACCGAGGGCTTGGCAGTGCCGGATGGCATCCACGTCGAGTGATCGCCTGTAAGACTCGAGGGCGGTTTATTGCAGCCCAGGCCAATTAGCACAACCAGCACAAGGGCATGAAGGCGCTGGCGATCCGGCATGGGAATAATTTACAGGAGAGTCGGCGATGTGAAATCCGAAATAGCCGGGTGAGAAGTTGAGAGGATTCGCGCCGCACAACCTGGTTTCGTGATGGCCGCTCAGGAGCCTGCTAACGGACCCTGAGCGCATCGAGGCTCACCACTGTTTCCAGTCCCACCACCTCGGCGGAGTGCTCTGCGCCCCGGGCTACAAAAATCCACTCGCCGCTCTGTAGCACCGCTGAGTCTTTGCCCGTGCTGATGCGGAATCGCCCCTTCACCACAGCGTCGATTTTGT contains the following coding sequences:
- a CDS encoding contact-dependent growth inhibition system immunity protein; translation: MKRRGPAQTSRPLNPADYPHLSEFLRGYLNQDVLLEYGSPTAAATAFRRDADASQLRALQDELKRFENAVQTMSLEEMNALLSQLGSSWIFQSRDEFRSLSRTLLKKSPQQLPGGFGL
- a CDS encoding cupin domain-containing protein, which produces MLKVERWNEAVDGPFSEQALQAKLEAMGYRVTTYVYPPGTYFGPHTHDLDKIDAVVKGRFRISTGKDSAVLQSGEWIFVARGAEHSAEVVGLETVVSLDALRVR
- a CDS encoding RNase A-like domain-containing protein — protein: MPDRQRLHALVLVVLIGLGCNKPPSSLTGDHSTWMPSGTAKPSVSRNRHDLSIDEARGGHTLKRHVGRTDDELRDRLAREPITAASTYTDRAAAESSVGEALAADRDRVERWLRRSGGHPNLVLDYDGDPQHPIGSVLNRGAATSVPCSHAVVVLRWAGPDDYYVLTSYPECRS